A window from Scyliorhinus canicula chromosome 19, sScyCan1.1, whole genome shotgun sequence encodes these proteins:
- the LOC119954020 gene encoding neurogenic locus notch homolog protein 3-like: MTGRMSEQDCTPCPSGFYCKEPGKDSVEDFCEAGFYCLKGAKTATPLDGLTGDICPVGHYCPLGSAGPIPCEDGTFVNYTGAEECDVCPAGHLCTNRMQAEPCPHGSYCPEGTGTFPQPCPVGTFGAFGELRKRSDCTPCLGGFYCSRPGLSKVESYCDPGFYCESGVNTPRPSVHSGHTGNGGECSTGAYCPRNSTVPIPCPPGTYNSETGQSLCQICLAGYFCLGGTSSTIPLKCPSGHYCPERTRFGEEYPCPPGTYNSSPGQESSAGCLMCPPGQFCERSGLSVPSGKCSPGWYCTGGSVTSKPLPPGSFCDFNLDVFIILVCAFYKQKVNLTLLN; this comes from the exons ATGACAGGGAGAATGAGTGAGCAAGATTGCACGCCGTGTCCATCAG GTTTCTATTGTAAGGAACCAGGCAAGGACAGTGTGGAAGATTTTTGTGAAGCAGGATTTTATTGTTTGAAGGGAGCAAAGACTGCAACTCCCCTTGATGGCCTTACAG GTGACATTTGTCCTGTTGGTCATTATTGTCCATTGGGTTCTGCTGGCCCCATACCATGTGAGGATGGGACATTTGTGAATTATACAGGGGCTGAAGAATGTGATGTCTGCCCTGCAGGGCACCTGTGCACAAATAG AATGCAAGCTGAGCCATGCCCTCATGGTTCATACTGTCCAGAAGGAACCGGTACCTTCCCACAGCCTTGCCCTGTTGGGACATTTGGAGCATTTGGGGAACTAAGGAAGAGGTCTGACTGCACTCCATGCCTTG GTGGCTTCTACTGCAGTAGGCCAGGCCTCTCAAAGGTTGAAAGTTACTGTGATCCTGGTTTTTATTGTGAATCGGGAGTGAACACACCTCGGCCTTCAGTGCACTCGGGTCATACAGGGAATGGTGGCGAATGTAGTACAGGTGCCTACTGCCCCAGAAACTCTACAGTGCCTATACCCTGCCCACCTGGAACCTACAACTCAGAAACAG GTCAGAGCCTCTGCCAGATATGCTTGGCTGGATATTTCTGTTTGGGTGGCACCTCGAGCACCATCCCACTGAAATGCCCATCGGGTCACTACTGTCCAGAACGTACCCGCTTTGGAGAAGAGTATCCATGTCCCCCTGGGACCTACAACAGTTCACCTGGTCAAGAAAGCTCTGCTGGCTGTTTAATGTGCCCTCCAG GTCAGTTTTGTGAAAGGAGTGGTTTGAGTGTGCCCAGTGGGAAATGCTCTCCAGGTTGGTATTGTACAGGAGGATCAGTCACAAGCAAACCCTTGCCTCCAG GTTCCTTTTGTGATTTTAACTTGGATGTCTTTATTATTTTGGTGTGTGCTTTCTACAAACAGAAAGTTAACCTAACCCTTTTAAATTGA